The following are encoded together in the Salvia hispanica cultivar TCC Black 2014 chromosome 6, UniMelb_Shisp_WGS_1.0, whole genome shotgun sequence genome:
- the LOC125194372 gene encoding pentatricopeptide repeat-containing protein At1g62670, mitochondrial-like gives MMSLNVTDCAIHLSTGGFAVKSGFNGEKMPPLPQRPRNRVDFSGIRSSRDAIRSLRELAAMSPEPSIRVYNNLLSDIAKKELYSVALHVFDEMRQLGVVADWYTMNIVVNCCCLLKRVDVGFSVLSVFIKNGYVPNGTTFNTLLKGLFLAGEIGEAELLFKKILSFKLCEINDVMILTVVNGLSKAGKPLTARDLLLALDEAGYEPNVRAYNTVIDGLSKHGMVDDSLLLLSHMVEKGVSPSVVTCNALIDGYCSRGEMARAIELFDTMAKTGIKHDIFTYSSLIKGYCKKGSLDEAWRFFDEIPRVGLKHSTVSYSTMMQGLIREGRFEDGWKLYKDMEAQKLHPNLHTYNILLDGMCRSDRIDEALEFLRVVEEEKGATPNVVTYGVLINGLCKCGRLDEARRLFDQLPSKGLRPNTAIYNMMLDSLYQQGRRGEARRLMEEMERSGCRPDGVTYNIVVWNLMKRNEVREAIPFLEEMCRRGFEAHPANMSVLLHELRGEEVKDEKLQEIIKKVCAKIDK, from the coding sequence ATGATGAGCCTAAACGTCACAGATTGTGCAATTCACCTCTCCACCGGTGGATTCGCGGTGAAATCCGGCTTCAATGGCGAAAAGATGCCGCCTTTACCGCAGAGGCCCCGAAACAGAGTGGATTTCAGCGGCATCCGCAGCTCGCGCGACGCGATACGCTCGCTGCGGGAGCTCGCCGCGATGTCTCCGGAGCCCTCCATCCGCGTCTACAACAATCTGCTGAGCGACATTGCCAAGAAGGAGCTTTACTCGGTTGCACTCCACGTGTTCGACGAAATGCGCCAATTGGGCGTCGTGGCGGATTGGTACACGATGAACATCGTCGTCAACTGCTGCTGCCTCTTGAAGCGCGTGGACGTCGGATTCTCCGTTCTCAGCGTCTTCATCAAGAACGGATACGTCCCCAATGGGACGACGTTCAACACTCTGCTTAAAGGGCTGTTTCTCGCCGGCGAGATTGGCGAGGCGGAGCTTCTGTTCAAGAAGATTCTGAGCTTCAAGCTATGTGAGATCAACGATGTCATGATTCTCACCGTTGTGAACGGGCTGTCGAAGGCCGGGAAGCCGCTCACTGCGCGTGATCTGCTTCTGGCGTTGGACGAAGCTGGGTACGAACCTAATGTTCGAGCTTACAACACTGTGATTGATGGCTTGTCGAAGCATGGGATGGTTGATGACTCTCTGCTTCTGCTGTCGCATATGGTGGAGAAGGGCGTCTCCCCTAGCGTGGTCACGTGTAATGCGTTGATAGATGGATATTGCTCGCGGGGGGAGATGGCTAGAGCGATAGAGCTCTTTGATACGATGGCGAAGACGGGGATCAAGCACGATATATTCACGTATAGTAGCTTGATTAAGGGATACTGCAAGAAGGGGAGCCTTGATGAAGCGTGGCGTTTCTTTGATGAGATCCCGCGCGTTGGTCTCAAGCACTCGACTGTTTCATACTCCACCATGATGCAGGGGCTGATACGCGAGGGTAGGTTTGAAGACGGATGGAAGCTTTACAAGGATATGGAAGCTCAGAAGCTACATCCGAATCTCCACACCTACAACATCTTGTTGGATGGCATGTGCAGGAGTGATCGGATTGATGAGGCGCTCGAGTTTCTGAgggtggtggaggaggagaaAGGTGCCACTCCTAATGTGGTAACGTATGGTGTCCTGATCAACGGCTTGTGCAAGTGTGGGAGACTGGATGAAGCTAGGAGACTCTTCGACCAGCTCCCCTCCAAGGGGTTGCGTCCTAACACGGCAATCTACAACATGATGCTTGACTCCCTCTACCAGCAAGGGCGGAGAGGGGAGGCGAGGAGGTTGATGGAGGAGATGGAGAGGAGCGGCTGCCGGCCGGATGGCGTGACATACAACATTGTAGTGTGGAATCTGATGAAGAGGAACGAGGTGCGAGAGGCGATTCCGTTCTTGGAGGAGATGTGTAGGAGAGGCTTCGAGGCTCATCCAGCTAACATGTCTGTTTTGCTTCATGAATTAAGAGGAGAAGAAGTTAAAGATGAGAAATTGCAAGAGATTATTAAGAAAGTTTGTGCTAAAATTGACAAGTGA